In the genome of Xiphias gladius isolate SHS-SW01 ecotype Sanya breed wild chromosome 1, ASM1685928v1, whole genome shotgun sequence, the window TGTGCGgcgtgcattttttttttcttatcctcTTTGGAGTCATGTCGCTCAGTGATTGCTGATGCAACTCTTTGTCATCCAGAGCTTGCCCTCACCTCCTGTGAGCCTTCGGGGAGGGCTATATCTATCTTGGCATGTCCCTGGGTGTGTTGGAGGTGGGAGTGACTCATTAAGCAGGTGTGAGCATCCACTCCCATACTGCTACATGCCAAACAAGAGCTCTCCAGCTCATAAGCTCGTGCAGGGAAGAATCATGATGGCGATATAGCAAACACATCACAATAAATCTTTGCACTGGACCAGGGCCAAGTCACAAGGATAACGAGCTGCTATTTCCCCATTACGCTCACTCTTGTATTCATCAGAGGTGGAGTTTCCAAACGTTCATCACCCATTGGAAGGCTGCGGCTCCACTGACATCTTTATTTGAATTCCACATTAAAAAGGCAATGAATTGTTCCCAGTTCTTTCCCGATGAGGGGAAACAGCACATCAAGGCGCAAAGCACTTTCATTCTCGGAGTAGGCGCCGTGTATAtaatttaaacatgtttgtctGGCTGACATTTGGTAATAATAACCTGTGAGGGCTGGCTACTACACTGCCGAGCACTTGCAGGGTCGAGTCTGTcgtcaagtcaagtcaggtcCGTTGTGGAGATGGCAAACCTTAAAAGCGCGGAGAGGCAGAACTGTCTTCAGTAAGTTAACATCTTTGTTGGCCCTCCAGTGCCTGTTGGCCCCCAAATGTTTTAAACACCACTTACATATTGCAGCAGCAAAATCATGAGCCTCCTCTAAGCTGATATTCAGCTGCACACATTACACAGAGTACATTATATGAGAAGGCTGTGAGAGTCTTCTTGGGCTATATCAAGGATGTAAAAATGAGATTTAGACAGACTCACTGCCTACAAGTGATTAATTGGTGAAAAAAAACGTTCACAAGTGTATACTCTAGACTCAAATACCTTCTTCTGTAGAGCTTATCTTGATATGAATTACCTGTGCTCCTCACTATCTGCAGAGCAGTACACGAAATGCTTATTTTTAATTCCCTGAATATCTAATTTTACACAAATAGGCCATCTCTAAATGGCAGGCGGTGTATCACGACTTGGTGGAGACGCGCTGTTACGCAAAAccttcccaaaaaaaaaaaccaaaaaaaaaaaaaacccacctctTTTGAGCAAAATACGGAAGAGGAGAGACTTTGCTTTTGCTTTACATATCGCCAGACGTGATGGTGTTGATGCAGGCTGCACGGCATGCGGACAAACAAAAGCACCATAACGCACACTGAAAGCGCATTAATAGTTCCGCCTCGGGGCTGTTTAAACAGGAGTTTGGTGGCGACCAGTCAGCCAGCGGCAGGTCACATGTTGCAGCGTCATTGTGTAGTAAAGTTACTGTAGTTGCGGAGAGGCTCCTCATTTCAGCTCCAGAGGTCTCTTCATCCCGCGGTGCCGCTGTGGCGTTTCGGCATGCGACAACTTCAGCTCCAGACGATCTCCAAAGGAGCCGCCGCGCAGCCATGGGAGTGCATTACCTCATCCACGCAATTTCCACCATCAATAATTTAATCTATTTGCTCCAAAGCTGAAGAGATATCCTGAAGCCTGTCGGGAGAGTACAGACAGGGAAATATCGCTTAAGTATATCACTCAGGGAGTTGTCCAAAACATCCCAGATGACACCACTGTCCTGTTGAATGGTCTGTTTTACGACTGGGCAGTAAAAGGTATGTGtctggtttttttgttgttgttttgtttttgtttggtttttttatttttgtatgtttagttttttcttttttgtttttttcgatGACTTTGTTTTAAGCACTTTGGCATTTGTTTGCCGCTgcttgagaaagaaaagacagatatgTGTGCGCggtgttgtgtgcgtgtgtgtgcgcgcgcgcgcgtgtgtgtgtgtgtgtgtgtgtgtgaggggggggtTGTCTAAAAGTAGCTCGATCAAGTCCGGTTACCCTGCGAGCAGACAGCGCCGCAGCCCGAGAGGGGATATGCGTAACCTTATCCGCTCGTTCATTAATAAAAAACGGAGTTATTATGTTGATTGGGTTTCCAGTGGAGAGCACGAGCTCAGCAAATGTAATctcgaggaaaaaaaaaaaaaaaagagagactgttGTTTCATAATGATTAGAGCAGCCTGAGCAATGTGGCTGGTTATTAGTATTTCTCGTAAGGAACAAGGTGGAGACAATCCAACGTTATACTCACGAAGAGCTCaataaactcttttttttcagggtgTTGTTACCTACATTTGCTCatcaaacttcaaaaaaaaaaaaaaaaacagacccagtttttgtattgttgttttgaaaggaaaaaaaaaaactttgatgaaCTCATTAAGACTGTATGGGAAACCCGAGACCCAGACGGCCAACACACCCCTGTTGGGTCTACTTCTCGGTGTTGTGTGCTCGCACTGACTAACTTCCCGTCACTGGCCGGAGCGAAACGCGGATTAAAAACCGCGTCCCGTTCGTGCAGCGGCGGGGGAGACGGGCTCCTTTGTGGCCGCTTCGTGTGAAAATGCCTGGTCCGAGAACTCACCCGAGCATCCCAGCTGTAGCCTACAGGAGGGCTGGATGGATGATGATGGTGtaatgatgaattcatgatgcACTTTACGAAAAATGCAAATTAGAGACCAATTTTCTTGTTAGAGTTGTGACTAAATTACATATAAGTGAGGTTTATAGCCTATTTGCAATTAATAGGGAAATTACAACGTTGGCTATGTTTTTGgcttatctatctatctatctatctatctatctagtggagggagggggaaagagatgggagggaggtggaggaagggagaaaaagaaggagctcTTACTATTTCACGGTCTCACACGCCATCTAGTGCACATGGTTCGGGACTGCAGCGCTGTTCATTGGGAGCCATAGCTCTGTCGGTGTCGTTTTGGAAATCGGGTcgaaatgaactttttttttttttttttgttacagattacaggagcaaaaacaacattttagagTTTGGTAACAGTGATAAAGTAGAGTTCTGCACATTTGCAGCCTCAAATGAGACTCGGCCATCATTTTACCGAACTGTATGTGTACGTTGCTGCTGTGTTCTTTCAGTTGTCCACGGTTGCGCGCACTGTGGGAGGGAGGCGGCGTCGCACTTGGATGGCATGAATCCCTCAGCGGGTATCTGAGCGCCGGGCTTTCTGCGGCAGTGGCCGGGGTTGGCCCGGAGGCCAGGTATAATCCCGTGGTGATGCTCGTCCATTGCTAAACGTGCGCTGGAACTGTGTCAGATTGAAAACAGATCTCAGGGAAGCGAGCTTCCACATGTGTCAGCCATTACTGCAGACAACTCTaattgccttttctttttttaagtgctgCATCGTGAGACACAAGGGGTCCTTGAGGTGGAAACGTTGATATCATGTGCTgcgtgtttttctctttctttttttcttctttttttttctttcaagccAAACATTTGGCAATGTATGCTGTACATGTTGAACATGACAAAACATGTTgctaggtaaaaaaaaaaaaaaagctccagcCGACGCAGTTCTTGCGGaattaaacaaagacagactCCCACAAGAGAGCAGCGGTAGAGGCAGAGAACAAATGTTGCTTTAGGTCACACATTTCTATTCAAATGTAGGGGTCACATTTccctctttcatctctcctgTTTGGTGTTTATTTTCCCCTCTAATGGCTCCTAAGATAGCATGCACGCTGTTTGCAAAGATGAAGCCATAAAGTGTGCTGACATGTGCAGGGAGGCTGGGGAACATTACTGAATGTGTAATAATACGAGCCACGCTAGTCCTCTCATGCTTTATGGAAACTTTTCAGCATCTGTCAAAGGAGACATTTATCACTTTAATCCCCGCCTGGCACAAAGAATAAATGCGAGGGTAAGTTATATATCCCTGCCATACAGCCTCGCTCTCAAAGCAGACAAACAGGTGGTCATCTAGAGACGTCAAAGCCAAACAGGAGACAGAGTCCACACACTCACCTGCTCCTATTGTTCTGGGTGTTTCATGTTCTAGGCGTGTTGTCATGAATAAAGGCGTGTTTGAGAAGCGGTTATTGGGGGCTTTATGCCCCCTGCACTCCATGTTATTAGCTCAATGCTCAATGGTCAAAGGAACCGTCGTCTTTAGACGGCCATGCATTagatgacacatttttatgtgacaTGGCTGGATCGGTGGGATGTACCcgaatttcattttaaaatatatactttaaaCAGTCTGGATACAGGAGGCTGTACTTCGCTTAACCACCTCCTTGGGTTAGATATTTTCATAACCTAACCGATGACTGGCCGAGCTTGTCCGCAGGCCCCAAGAAGCAGATTCTTTTCCAGACATTCCTTCATATGTAGCTCCTCTCTTGCTTTATTATTCCTGCTCATCGTGTTAACTCGCAagccgcttttttttttttttttttttttttcattaactgcAAAATCCAGCAGTGCACATAAAATTTTCCTTCACTGGATGTATAAAACAAGAGCAAACCAATCAGTTGTCACATTTAGCCTCTAGTAGATATAAGCCAGAGCTTCTCCGCCAGTCCCATAGCAATTAAATGATTCATTGGCTTTATCGCATTTTAACAGGATGTTGATTGAGAGCATAAGCCATATTGATTGTCCTGATGGAAACAGGAAATCACAgagatagaaataaaataatttgttgttcCCGGTGTGAGGATACCCTGGGGAATGGCATGCAATTGCACACTGTTGAGTGGCATTACCCCCAGCaacctcctcccctccattcTCTCCCCTATGGAGACCTGGAAGAGACGTCATCTGTGGTTGTTATGCTGCGAAATGACGCTGGCACTCTCTCCACCCCCTGCTACTGCAATATTACCCCTGTGGTCTGCTACGGAAGATGCAGCACTCTTCGTCTGCACCATTTCCAGCATGAAGTTTGACGCCTAACAGTAATCAGCCCTCCGCCTTCATTTCCCTCATGTGGAAGTGGAACCATTTGAGCACAATGCTGATAATAATATCAGCCTAAATGCATCCTACACATAAAGCTCGTGACTGGCCTCAATCCCGTAAACCTACATGATTTTCTGTGCTGGGAAGCCTCACAGAAAATTCTGGTTATTGGAACCAAAACCTTAACAATACTGAGAGGTTAataatcatgattttttttttttttttgcaatttaaatAGGCTTTTTATaacaatatttaatgaaaaatgggGTAATTAGCTCCTCATTCTTGTCTTTGTCCTCATTGTTGTTTTAGCTGGTGAGAGGAAAAATACTCCCATctccctgcaaacacacacaagccagCCCCTCCCCATGCCCTCCCCccaacacatacactcacacactctggAGGAGCACGTCACTGAGCTTGGGGAATGAGTGGCTCATTAAGAAGAAGGATGTGATATTCTGAATAGAGACTGTGAGACTCCCAGCACATCTATTTTTAGACGAGATATCTCTATGGCACTCACCGTGGTGCTGGTTAATTGCAGCCACGGCCCCAGATACCAATTAAGAATGAAACAAATGCTTTTAAGGTGGGGTTTTGCTCCTCCCTACTGTAAAGGTCCTCGTGTCCATTCTGAGTGGGGGCAGGAGTGTGTTTGCTCGGCATGTTTTCCTGTATCAGGTTGGGACATGCAGAGTGCAGTCAAAGCCTCGGCCAGGCTATTTTTAAATGAGCCCCTGCGGAAAGCAAGATctagattttcttttcattatggTAGCTTTATATCTCTGGCTGTTGGATGTCCACCAATTCATTGATTTGCTGTGAATCTTAGAGCTTCTCAAAGGTAAGGGATGCATATGTGCTCAGGCGTTTCGCTGGTTTAggatgtatgtacagtatttcgGCTACACCTGGCTCCTTGtggctctttttcttttttttttctctcccctggcAGTGCTTTGCTTATCTCGTGAGCTGCTCTCCGGAGCCTCGAGATCGGTGCTTTACGATGCAGGCAGAATGACACATCTTTCTGTCATTCAGTTTTCTGACGACATCCTGTTAGTTCATCCTGCAGCGCTCTCGCCATCCAcctgccaaaaaacaaacagtgccCCTCAACAAGCTCCTGCCTCCATTCATGACAAGAAGGTTGTATATCAGACCGGTCTGACGAGCACagaccagttttttttttttttttttttaatgaataaataatactgCAGCGTCAGTGTTTGTCAGGGCtgatacaaacacaacatttcccACTAGGTTAGTCAGTAAATGGTGTCCATGCTGGAGATTCCTTGAGTGTTTCTAATGGTGATTTTGTTCGTGAGGTCAAAAGATAATCAATGAGgtcttcaaacaaacaaaacaaagaaaacacatatGCTACCGAGCCTTTCCAAATTTTGTCAGCTTATAGTTCACCCTCACAGGGTTTTAACCTAAAATGCATCCATTACTTGCCACCtgtcaatgtttttataaatatatatatttttaaaaaacaacaagaaaacaattcGGGTAACTATTTGCCCTAATAAACCTGAAGTTTAAGAACATGAAAATCCAACATGTCCtttataaagtttaaaaaatagtgGCAAGGTATGAGGTTTCAAAACTGACAAGTCAGCTCAGCGACTCAGGCAGTGAGGGATGAATGGCAGGTTTGGCCTTTATAAAACTACACATCCTTGCACGCTCTAGAAATAAACTGTACAGTTTCaagaaaaacccttcaaaaaaaaaggctcataaATAATAGCAAGCCTGTAAGGATGTAGTGACATCTATTTGTGTAATCTTATATTTTGTCACATGCCATCTCTCTGATGCTCCGCACAGCTTTCGGGCATTGCTGCCACCAAATAAAAACTTAAGCCAGACCTCACATAGGAACAGCATGATTACAGTTTGcaaacagttttgaaaacaaTGAGGACCCAGTGCCAATATCGGTTCAATAAAAGCGTTTTGTGATTATGCCAAAGCTGCTGGCTCTGTTTTTTGGCCTGCAAAGAAAGAGTAGAGAGTGTAAATAAGGGGAGAGGCGTACAAGGTGCATTATGGATCAAGAATAGGTTAACTTCCCTGAAAATGCTCTTTGACTAACTGTCCGgttctctctcccccctccttccctcttgttttctgtctctgtctcaccctCCAGTTCCACCAGGTTAGAAGAGTGATGACCATCCTGTTCCTTACTATGGTTATTTCATACTTCAGTTGCATGAGAGCTGCGCCCCTGAGAGACGCCCCGGGCATGCGGGGCCATCGGACGGAAGGCTACTTGGGCGCTGCTGCGACGGCCGCACGAGGCCATGGGACTCCGCAGAGTGGTGGTGGTCCAGGCCAGCGCGGGGAACTGCCCTCACTCACAGACACGTTTGAGCAGGTGAtagaggagctgctggaggtggagggagaggcGGCACAGCTGGGACAGGGGGCTGATAAGAGCCAGGGAGGTGGGGGCCCGTCCTCTGTGGTCACCACGGAGACCAAGGATGTCGACCTGTACGACTCGCGGGTGATGATCAGCAACCAAGTGCCTTTGGAGCCGCCCTTGCTCTTTCTTCTGGAGGAATACAAAAACTATCTGGATGCCGCTAATATGTCCATGAGGGTGCGGCGACACTCCGATCCCTCACGGCGTGGagagctcagtgtgtgtgacagtattAGCCAGTGGGTGACAGCTGTGGATAAAAAGACGGCAATAGACATGTCTGGGCAGACAGTTACCGTCATGGAAAAGGTCCCTGTCCCCAACGGCCAACTGAAGCAATACTTTTATGAGACCAAATGCAACCCCATGGGGTACACAAAGGAGGGCTGCAGAGGAATAGACAAGCGGCATTATAATTCCCAATGCAGGACAACCCAGTCCTACGTGCGAGCGCTTACCATGGATAGCAAAAAGAAGATTGGCTGGCGGTTTATAAGGATAGACACTTCATGTGTATGCACATTGACCATTAAAAGAGGGAGatagtgtataaaatgtatagATTTTATTGAAGAgtttaaaaaagagaataaagagaaaatatctatttgtatatatacataacaGGGTAAATTATTCCgtcaaatgaaaattttatggactgcatgtaaaaaaagatgaagtttATACAGTAAAAGTGATACTACAGTCTATTTATTGAACATATTCATGACCttgtaaacaattaaaaaaaatctgatcagtCATTTGCGCCCAGTTTAACTTACTATATCACATTCTTCAAGACATTGTGATTTGTTTACGTTGCCAAGAATTAGAaaatgaagggggaaaaaaaaggcaaggaatgagagagaggacagTTCCATCTTCAAAAGCTTGCATGCTGCTTCAATTGTGAATTGAGAAATTCTCCACTTACAAAAAAGGATATGACGCTGATCAAAAAACATTCCGTTTACATATTCAGCAGAAAACAATTTTCCTCTCAAGTAATTTATCTGTTTACTGTTCTAAACTTCTCAAGGTAATGTTGAAATTACTTACTATGTCAAGGTGCTGTTGTCAAAgctttgctgtttatttttttatccccACCAGAGGACaagatatatattaaaaaaatacatatatatataaatatatatatatatataatatatataatatataatatatatatatttatatatatatatatatataatttattcattGACATGTTTCTGGGttaatattattcattttgtatGTTGTGAAGTTGTTTGCAatattaaactgaaatatttgaagaaataaaaatgactataggcaactgaaaaacaaaatcaatgtcGATAAAGTTTCAACAGTGCATTTTTAGGCAGGATAAACTTTATTATACAGACAGGCAGGCGGGGAGGAAGCCaggcacacatatacacacacgcatgcatgtgcacaaactctgctccataaaaaaaaaaaaaaaaacaatggagctgttttacatttttacaggcCGCgagaaaataatatattttcagTAACAGAGTGGTCAGTGCATTAGGTAATGCTTAGGAAAAGAAATACTGACAGTGTCATGGTTGGAGAGAATGTATGCTTAGCAGCTCTTGGTgtaattcagtttcattttgaggagggaaaaagcagaaaatgccCCTAAACCACTTCCCGCTCCCCACCAGCACATTACTGGAACGCAAACGTATGTGCTTTGATAATACATAGGTGATTTACTTAATTATTACTCCAGCTCTACATGTGATAACTCACAATTACAAGAACTTAACATCACAGGAAAAGCACCCAAACACACAATTGTAGTGTTCGACAGTGACGGATTCAACCACCAATACATTCGTGTACGTTAaagttacacacacaacactttcTTATTAGCGCATGGTAATCCCATCTTTAAATCTTCTACAGAAGAACAATCATAGATTTTATGCAGCTGTTCCTTCACTGTGGAGAAGGAGAATCCTTTTCTAGGTAACTGGTTTGGTGTCTGGGTTAAAAGACTGCTGCGGCTTCATATCAGTAATGCCCCCAGCAGACTATAACTCAGTGCGTTACATAGTGAGAACCCCTTTGCTTGCCAAGTCTATACGCCATACTTGTAGCTTGtagcaaaatatgaaataaaatctgCTTGACTTTTCATCTTAATATCATGACACTTCCAAACccataaaatgacatatttcagAGAGATAAGACACACATGTGTTTGTGTCGCATGTGATCCAACCACCTCAATTTACTTCATCAACCTGAAGGTAAGTGTGACCTCTGGGAAGAACCGGATCTtgcattttgagattttggcAACGGACTGCTGAATagaggaaactttttttttttccatgagcagagaaaagaggctccaatttcttcttctgtttatttggATCCTCTGGAGAAGCCTGACGAAGATGCTGTGAGTTACTTTTATTATACAAAAACTGTGGATAAATAGAGAGTCTTAGAAAGATGACAAGCATACAGTAGTGGCTCTCAAATCATCTACTGTCATGGATCTCCAACAAAATGTACTGAGGTTTCCTGACATGGCCACACAAGCCAAGCAAGAATTAACATTATCCTAAGTAATTTCATTATCCTATGGGAAGAAAAGCAGTTGCAATGCTTTGCTCTTCGAATAAAATCCACTTTAAGATAGAACTGGAATGATTAAGTAAAATTCAATCAATTGAGCACTAACACGTCCTCAGCATAAAAGAATGAATCAAACAATCTGGGATGCAGTTTAGGCAAGGTATTCTGAACTGCTCCATTTATCACGAGCAGGAGCCTTGGGCTACTTTTGTTTATCAAAGCTGAAGGAATAGAAAACTTCATCCTCCAATCACACACTTATTAAAGTAATGAACAAAGTGACTCTGAAATCaccagttgtgttttttaagcCCAGGTGAAGCCAGTGTTTACAGTAAAGGCCCGCCCATATTGTCTTTTGTGATCATGAGTCATGCATGTGAGTAGGTCTTACAGTATGATTTAGTAATTCTTTAAGCCAAGGCTATGACTGAAacttaaggggaaaaaaaaacaaaacaagaaaaaacagcttaGGATGATAAAACAATGGGCCTATTGTGTTGAAAAAGGGCGACACATTGCAGCTTCTCCACCATATGTGGGTCCTACCTTCAGTGAAGTTGTGCCTCTGGCCCCACCCCGATCAGCGATGTCACAGCAGGTGCGTTTCATCGGCGGTCTGCGGGCAGAGCCGCGAAGTGTCATCCCTGGCTTGGGGTGCGGTCAGAAGTGAATCACGTTTGAAAGTTTCAGATCACacagagcagtgcagcagcgggttttttttttttttttatataaatgtaccGGAGTCTCAAGATGTGCCGCAGCCAACCAGTAGAGGACAGTAGAGAGACTGATCCTCCCAGGCGCCAGCAAACACAGGAAAGAAGCTTCTGGCCGCTGGTCCCTTCTCACCATACACAGGACGTAATATGAGCTAAG includes:
- the bdnf gene encoding brain-derived neurotrophic factor isoform X2, which encodes MTILFLTMVISYFSCMRAAPLRDAPGMRGHRTEGYLGAAATAARGHGTPQSGGGPGQRGELPSLTDTFEQVIEELLEVEGEAAQLGQGTKDVDLYDSRVMISNQVPLEPPLLFLLEEYKNYLDAANMSMRVRRHSDPSRRGELSVCDSISQWVTAVDKKTAIDMSGQTVTVMEKVPVPNGQLKQYFYETKCNPMGYTKEGCRGIDKRHYNSQCRTTQSYVRALTMDSKKKIGWRFIRIDTSCVCTLTIKRGR
- the bdnf gene encoding brain-derived neurotrophic factor isoform X1, with amino-acid sequence MTILFLTMVISYFSCMRAAPLRDAPGMRGHRTEGYLGAAATAARGHGTPQSGGGPGQRGELPSLTDTFEQVIEELLEVEGEAAQLGQGADKSQGGGGPSSVVTTETKDVDLYDSRVMISNQVPLEPPLLFLLEEYKNYLDAANMSMRVRRHSDPSRRGELSVCDSISQWVTAVDKKTAIDMSGQTVTVMEKVPVPNGQLKQYFYETKCNPMGYTKEGCRGIDKRHYNSQCRTTQSYVRALTMDSKKKIGWRFIRIDTSCVCTLTIKRGR